From Dermacentor albipictus isolate Rhodes 1998 colony unplaced genomic scaffold, USDA_Dalb.pri_finalv2 scaffold_17, whole genome shotgun sequence, one genomic window encodes:
- the LOC139052025 gene encoding uncharacterized protein: MIRAGGGDRPAASSAGNRKRDPSRGRGEQGRPGPVAEPSSHQMTPPVPEAAQRQSSGEGAASLGMPPNHRAEEQPASNEDPGTGKQQASKQQAPCQAKDLKRPPFRPAGRSGIPELFFDAGFKARHRAYYRRVKALQWRAATRKTTVRHNVANAEDAKSFAPEKYQFSFRAETSAAQYLCDGRRVRKQHQSCESDLGSKLNVSFSGAVLCIILAALLAKILAYALR; the protein is encoded by the exons ATGATACGCGCAGGAGGCGGCGACAGGCCTGCGGCTTCCTCAGCAGGCAACAGGAAGAGAGACCCAAGCCGAGGGCGCGGGGAGCAGGGGCGTCCGGGACCGGTGGCGGAGCCATCATCCCACCAGATGACTCCGCCCGTGCCCGAGGCAGCTCAGCGGCAATCCTCGGGGGAAGGCGCCGCATCGCTTGGTATGCCACCGAACCACCGAGCAGAAGAGCAGCCGGCATCGAACGAG GATCCAGGCACAGGCAAGCAACAGGCATCCAAGCAACAGGCACCGTGTCAAGCCAAGGACCTCAAACGACCCCCTTTTAGGCCCGCCGGGAGGTCAGGCATACCGGAGCTTTTCTTCGACGCTGGCTTCAAGGCTCGACACAGGGCCTATTACAGGAGGGTGAAGGCCCTCCAGTGGCGAGCCGCCACTCGAAAAACCACTGTGCGACACAACGTGGCCAATGCAGAGGACGCGAAATCTTTCGCGCCTGAAAAGTACCAGTTTTCGTTCAGGGCGGAGACTTCCGCTGCTCAGTACTTGTGCGACGGGCGACGCGTGCGAAAGCAGCACCAAAGCTGCGAAAGCGATCTGGGGTCTAAGTTGAATGTCAGCTTCTCTGGGGCTGTGCTTTGCATCATCTTGGCCGCTCTTCTGGCAAAGATACTTGCCTATGCCTTGCGTTAA